The Funiculus sociatus GB2-C1 genome includes a window with the following:
- a CDS encoding metal-sensing transcriptional repressor, producing MIGSNPKLDQTFPIQDHPHTHEDEESPHHHVHSEESLRRVINRLSRIEGHIRGIKTMVQESRPCPDVLVQVAAVRGALDRVARMILDEHLTECIGRAAKEGNIEVEIEELKAALDRFLP from the coding sequence ATGATTGGATCGAACCCTAAACTTGACCAAACCTTTCCGATTCAGGATCATCCGCATACTCATGAGGATGAAGAGTCGCCCCATCATCACGTCCACAGCGAAGAATCACTGCGACGAGTAATTAACCGCCTATCTCGGATTGAAGGACACATCCGGGGCATTAAGACGATGGTACAGGAAAGCCGCCCCTGTCCTGATGTCCTCGTGCAGGTTGCTGCCGTGCGGGGTGCTTTGGATCGGGTGGCGCGGATGATTTTGGATGAGCATTTAACTGAGTGTATCGGTCGTGCTGCCAAAGAAGGCAATATTGAAGTTGAGATCGAAGAGTTAAAGGCTGCTTTAGATCGATTTCTGCCTTAA